One Terriglobales bacterium DNA segment encodes these proteins:
- the ggt gene encoding gamma-glutamyltransferase, with amino-acid sequence MFRFALLVLSIFCMASISVAQEKKEAAPLPVQGRSVIQTKFGIVATSQPLASMAGVQILERGGNAIDAAIAANATLGLMEPTSNGVGGDLFALVYDVKTKKLYGLNSSGWSPKALTPALLASKGITTMPERGVWTVTVPGTVAGWNALREKFGTLPFSTILAPAIYYAENGFPVNQVTAGLWSRSVKFLSSHPNSAATYLIDGKAPAAGQVFRNPDLANTLRRIASQGRDGYYKGQTAQAIVDIEKEFGGVMTLEDLAEFQPEWVTPISTTYRGWTVYEIPPNTQGIAALIMLNLMEQFPLGEYGFHSVRALHTMIEAKKLAYADMLRYVGDPKFSAIPVAQMLDKTHAAERAKLIGETPNCKPEPSQFAGLTGSKGNDTIYMTAIDKDGNIVSLIQSNYSGFGSGLVPKGMGFMLQNRGALFTLNPNQPNTLEGHKRPLHTIIPSFMEKGNTRIGFGIMGGWNQAQAHAQFVANIVDYGMNIQQALEAGRFTKSSFDGCDVQIEELVPQATRDALTKLGHQVETVPRRTPIFGYGQAVMDNGTGVHFGASDPRHDGAAIPQPGPVFMGK; translated from the coding sequence ATGTTTCGATTCGCATTGTTAGTGCTGTCGATATTCTGCATGGCGTCAATTTCAGTTGCACAAGAAAAGAAAGAAGCCGCACCTCTTCCCGTCCAGGGACGCTCCGTCATTCAAACCAAATTTGGCATCGTCGCCACCAGCCAACCGCTGGCTTCAATGGCTGGAGTGCAGATCCTCGAGCGCGGCGGAAACGCAATTGATGCCGCCATTGCCGCCAACGCCACGCTTGGACTGATGGAACCTACCAGCAACGGTGTGGGTGGCGACCTGTTCGCCCTCGTTTACGACGTCAAAACGAAAAAGTTATACGGACTGAACTCCAGCGGATGGTCGCCGAAGGCACTCACTCCCGCGCTCCTCGCATCGAAGGGAATCACCACCATGCCCGAGCGCGGCGTCTGGACCGTCACCGTTCCCGGCACCGTCGCGGGATGGAACGCCCTGCGTGAAAAGTTCGGCACACTCCCGTTCTCTACCATCCTCGCGCCGGCGATCTACTATGCCGAGAACGGCTTCCCCGTAAACCAGGTAACCGCCGGACTCTGGTCTCGTTCGGTGAAGTTCCTTTCGTCGCATCCGAACTCCGCCGCCACATATCTCATCGACGGTAAAGCTCCCGCCGCCGGCCAAGTATTCCGCAATCCTGATCTCGCCAATACGCTTCGCCGCATCGCCTCTCAAGGCCGTGACGGCTACTACAAGGGCCAAACCGCACAGGCAATCGTCGATATCGAAAAAGAATTCGGCGGCGTGATGACGCTCGAAGATCTTGCGGAGTTTCAACCCGAATGGGTCACACCCATTTCCACCACTTATCGAGGCTGGACGGTCTACGAGATTCCTCCCAACACGCAAGGCATCGCCGCCCTCATCATGCTCAACCTGATGGAGCAGTTTCCCCTCGGCGAATATGGATTCCACAGCGTGCGCGCGCTGCACACCATGATTGAAGCCAAGAAGCTCGCGTACGCCGATATGCTCCGCTACGTCGGCGACCCGAAGTTCTCCGCCATTCCCGTCGCGCAGATGCTCGACAAAACACACGCCGCCGAACGCGCCAAACTCATCGGCGAGACGCCGAACTGTAAGCCCGAGCCATCACAATTTGCCGGCCTCACCGGCAGCAAGGGCAACGACACCATTTACATGACGGCCATCGACAAGGACGGCAACATCGTTTCGCTGATCCAAAGCAATTATTCGGGCTTCGGCTCCGGGCTCGTGCCAAAGGGCATGGGATTCATGCTTCAGAATCGCGGTGCTTTGTTCACGCTCAACCCCAATCAGCCGAACACTCTTGAAGGACACAAACGTCCGCTGCACACCATCATTCCGTCGTTCATGGAAAAGGGAAATACGCGTATCGGCTTCGGCATCATGGGCGGATGGAATCAGGCGCAGGCCCACGCCCAGTTCGTAGCAAATATCGTCGACTACGGAATGAATATCCAGCAGGCGCTTGAGGCCGGACGTTTCACTAAATCGTCCTTCGATGGCTGCGATGTCCAAATCGAAGAGCTCGTCCCGCAAGCCACCCGCGATGCGCTCACCAAACTCGGCCACCAGGTCGAAACCGTTCCTCGACGCACACCTATCTTCGGTTACGGACAGGCCGTGATGGATAACGGCACGGGTGTCCACTTCGGTGCCAGCGATCCTCGCCACGACGGTGCAGCCATCCCGCAACCGGGACCAGTTTTTATGGGTAAATGA